In the Leptolyngbya sp. SIO1E4 genome, one interval contains:
- a CDS encoding amidohydrolase family protein, whose protein sequence is MQVDCVIENATLTGRSGHWAIAIKNGTILDVTPTPIASAPFILDAAGRLVVPGFVDAHIHLDKAFLLAKSPAQSGDFSEALAETLRLKAQYTVEDIQTRARAVLERAIAFGITAMRSHVEVDPILGITSMEALMPLRQDYAWGLTLQLAIFAQEGITHQPGTEALLRKAMAMGGDVIGSAPYVDPDPRRNIQIVFDIAQEFDCDVDFHLDFLDDDAPLQVPMVIEETQNRGWQGRVCLGHMTKLAGLPPQALAEIAADLHSAGISVLALPTSDLYMMSRKDTHNVRRGVAPLHHLQEWGVTVGTATNNIQNLFTPFGDGDMLKIGTLLANVLQLGTTASQEFCLHTVTKYAAQAIGIANYGVAPGCVADLVILDAVSASEAIATAAPSRTVLKAGKVVSQTQIQQTVWGKGR, encoded by the coding sequence GTGCAAGTAGATTGTGTCATTGAGAATGCCACGCTGACCGGTCGGTCAGGCCACTGGGCGATCGCGATTAAAAACGGCACGATTCTTGACGTCACCCCCACCCCGATAGCTTCCGCCCCATTCATCTTAGACGCCGCAGGCAGGCTGGTGGTACCTGGGTTTGTAGATGCCCACATTCACCTCGACAAAGCCTTCTTACTGGCAAAGTCCCCTGCCCAGAGCGGAGACTTTTCTGAAGCCTTAGCAGAAACCTTGCGCCTTAAAGCGCAATACACTGTCGAAGATATTCAAACCCGGGCCCGGGCTGTTCTAGAGCGGGCGATCGCCTTTGGCATTACAGCTATGCGCAGCCATGTAGAAGTCGATCCGATTCTGGGGATTACCTCAATGGAAGCCCTGATGCCCCTCAGACAGGACTATGCCTGGGGGCTGACGCTGCAACTTGCCATCTTTGCCCAGGAAGGCATTACCCACCAACCAGGGACAGAAGCACTATTGAGAAAAGCCATGGCCATGGGAGGCGATGTGATCGGCTCTGCCCCCTATGTCGATCCAGACCCGCGTCGCAACATTCAAATCGTGTTTGATATCGCACAGGAATTCGATTGTGATGTGGACTTTCATCTAGACTTCCTGGATGATGATGCCCCTCTCCAGGTCCCGATGGTGATTGAGGAAACTCAAAATCGGGGTTGGCAAGGGCGCGTTTGCCTGGGGCACATGACGAAACTAGCGGGGCTGCCGCCTCAAGCGTTGGCCGAGATCGCCGCTGACCTCCACTCAGCCGGTATCTCTGTGTTGGCGCTACCGACCTCTGATTTATACATGATGTCGCGAAAAGACACCCATAATGTTCGTCGAGGGGTTGCCCCGCTGCATCACCTGCAGGAATGGGGGGTAACGGTGGGCACCGCGACGAATAACATCCAAAACCTGTTTACCCCCTTTGGCGATGGCGACATGCTGAAGATTGGCACCCTGCTGGCTAACGTTTTGCAGCTAGGGACAACCGCGAGTCAGGAATTTTGCCTACATACCGTCACAAAATACGCCGCCCAGGCCATCGGCATTGCCAACTACGGCGTAGCACCGGGATGTGTTGCCGATCTGGTCATTTTAGATGCCGTATCAGCCTCAGAGGCGATCGCCACCGCCGCCCCCAGCCGCACAGTCTTGAAAGCAGGCAAGGTGGTTTCTCAAACCCAAATTCAGCAAACCGTCTGGGGAAAAGGGCGATAA
- a CDS encoding M48 family metallopeptidase gives MPEDAQQLTLFPLSDHQAPLPNYQVRESARARHVSLKISFQGTLEVVIPPGFNPQEIPDILERRRSWIAKTLKRIEQQRNTLPHDHAAELPNSLTLRSRAETWQVLYKQARGKTVALTHSNPHELTLRGGIEETAACRDLLRNWLQRKARTELTPWLQQLSQQCDLAYSRLSVRGQTSRWGSCSSRQSISLNYKLLFLPPPLVDYVLIHELCHTVHMNHSQAFWQLVKRYAPECDQAKADLKQAWQYVPGWVDA, from the coding sequence ATGCCAGAGGATGCTCAGCAGCTCACCTTGTTTCCCCTGAGTGATCACCAAGCCCCTTTACCGAACTACCAAGTTCGGGAGAGTGCCCGTGCCCGCCACGTATCTTTAAAAATTTCGTTTCAAGGAACCTTGGAAGTGGTCATTCCTCCAGGGTTTAACCCCCAGGAAATTCCAGATATTTTGGAGCGGCGACGGAGTTGGATTGCCAAAACGCTGAAGCGTATTGAACAGCAACGGAATACCCTGCCCCATGACCATGCCGCCGAACTGCCCAATAGCTTGACGCTGCGATCGCGGGCTGAAACGTGGCAAGTCCTTTACAAACAGGCACGGGGAAAGACCGTTGCCCTTACCCACAGCAACCCCCATGAACTTACCCTCAGGGGCGGCATTGAAGAGACCGCAGCCTGTCGCGATCTGCTCCGCAATTGGCTCCAGCGCAAAGCCCGAACCGAGTTAACCCCCTGGTTACAGCAACTCAGCCAACAGTGCGATTTAGCCTACAGCCGTCTGTCTGTGCGCGGGCAAACAAGCCGTTGGGGTAGTTGTTCGTCACGACAGTCTATTAGCCTCAATTACAAGCTCCTGTTTCTGCCGCCCCCACTGGTTGACTATGTGCTCATCCACGAACTTTGCCATACGGTGCATATGAACCATTCCCAAGCCTTTTGGCAGCTGGTCAAGCGATATGCTCCTGAGTGTGACCAGGCCAAAGCAGACCTTAAACAAGCATGGCAGTACGTCCCT